The Amycolatopsis sp. DG1A-15b genome window below encodes:
- a CDS encoding winged helix DNA-binding domain-containing protein — protein sequence MHTLLDARALNRATLARQLLLERAGLPVLDAVAHLGGLQAQEPQAPFTGLWSRLRAFDPAALDALLTGRRVVRTHLMRRTVHLLTADDVLAWRSRFDTMLRQRVVGTYRRELADVDFAELAAAGRAVLADGEPRSMGELARAVADRWPAPGPRPLGELLIAALIPSAQLPPRGLWRTKAGVRNLPLAAWLGRDADPLDPDDGVGRTLVRRYLAAFGPAATADLRAWSGLAGLPAAVKAVREELVAFRDERGRELLDLPGAPRPDPGTPAPVRFLPAFDNAILGYDDRTRIIDDTHRGLSVAGERVVLVDGRVSATWTTENDTVVVRPLRRLTGPERDEVAAEGSGLAGFLSEGESACVRLEPS from the coding sequence GTGCACACCCTCCTCGACGCGCGGGCCCTCAACCGCGCCACCCTCGCCCGGCAGCTGCTGCTCGAGCGGGCCGGCCTGCCCGTGCTCGACGCCGTCGCCCACCTCGGCGGCCTGCAGGCGCAGGAGCCGCAGGCCCCGTTCACGGGGCTGTGGTCGCGGCTGCGCGCGTTCGACCCGGCCGCGCTGGACGCCCTGCTGACCGGGCGGCGCGTCGTGCGGACCCACCTCATGCGCCGCACCGTGCACCTGCTGACCGCCGACGACGTCCTGGCGTGGCGGAGCCGGTTCGACACGATGTTGCGGCAGCGGGTCGTCGGCACCTACCGCCGCGAGCTCGCGGACGTGGACTTCGCCGAGCTCGCCGCGGCGGGCCGGGCGGTGCTGGCCGACGGCGAGCCCCGCTCGATGGGCGAACTCGCGCGGGCGGTCGCCGACCGGTGGCCCGCGCCGGGCCCGCGCCCGCTCGGCGAGCTGCTGATCGCCGCGCTGATCCCGTCGGCGCAGCTGCCGCCGCGCGGGCTGTGGCGCACCAAGGCGGGCGTGCGGAACCTGCCGCTGGCCGCGTGGCTCGGCCGCGACGCCGACCCGCTCGACCCGGACGACGGCGTCGGGCGGACGCTGGTCCGGCGCTACCTCGCGGCGTTCGGCCCGGCGGCGACGGCGGATCTGCGCGCGTGGTCGGGCCTGGCCGGCCTGCCGGCCGCGGTGAAGGCGGTGCGCGAGGAGCTCGTGGCCTTCCGCGACGAGCGGGGACGCGAGCTGCTCGACCTGCCCGGAGCACCCCGCCCCGACCCGGGCACCCCGGCACCGGTCCGGTTCCTCCCGGCGTTCGACAACGCGATCCTCGGCTACGACGACCGCACCCGCATCATCGACGACACCCACCGCGGGCTCTCGGTCGCGGGCGAGCGGGTGGTCCTGGTCGACGGCCGCGTTTCGGCAACGTGGACGACGGAGAACGACACGGTCGTGGTCCGGCCGCTGCGGCGGTTGACCGGGCCGGAACGTGACGAGGTCGCGGCCGAGGGAAGCGGACTGGCCGGCTTCTTGAGCGAGGGCGAAAGCGCTTGCGTCCGGCTCGAACCGAGCTAA